One segment of Candidatus Nitrospira nitrosa DNA contains the following:
- the dsr1 gene encoding anti-phage defense-associated sirtuin Dsr1 — MQFVTNGPDIPDALLQAHEEGRVVFFCGAGISYPAGLPGFKGLVEQIYKLTGTPLSDIEREAFDRGQFDATLDLLERRLPGQRLAVRRALEQALKPNLRRKGATDTQAALLRLARSREGALRLVTTNFDRMFHTAAKRMGHAFQAYAAPMLPIPKNSRWNGLVYLHGLLSQKSEDTALNRLVVTSGDFGQAYLIERWAARFVSELFRNYIVCFVGYSINDPVLRYMMDALAADRMLGEVTPQAWALGDCDAGQEHRRTIEWEAKGVIPILYQVPVGSHDHSALHKTLHAWADTYRDGVLGKERIIVSHALAQPSASTQQDDFVGRMLWALSDKSGLPTKRFADFNPVPSLDWLLVAFSDERFQHSDLARFDVPPRDEMDTKLRFSLIRRPAPYDLAPPMLLAAGGITDSQWDDVMFHLARWLTRHLDDPRLVIWIAQRGGQLHERWLWLIERRLDHFASLEQDGKTTELEEIRSQAPKAIPSPLMRTLWRLLLSGRVKLPWPDPDLYRWKGRLKREGLTATLRLELRELLSPKVALKKPFHWSGKEENQGEPKRLQQLVDWELVLAADHVHTTLCDLADEHWASSLPQLLEDFQQLLRDALDLLRELGEANDRSDRSHWDLPSITPHWQNRGFHDWVSLIELLRDAWLAVRGIDSTRASRIAQGWFELPYPTFKRLALFAASHDGCISPQQWVDWLLADDAWWLWSTDTGREVFRLVVLQGHKLAGAAQECLEAAILVGPRREMYRDDLELERWHDLVARSVWLHLAKLNASGLTLGARAAARLAELSNAYPQWQLAANERDEFSYWMSGTGDPDHEDSRDVDIAPRTRRELVEWLTKPQPERRPFYEDTWRDVCRTRFFHGLYALYDLARKDVWPVGRWREALQVWSEEGMVLRSWRYAAPLVQTMPDPVIQELAHGVAWWIETVSKSINQHEEILLNLCRRVLALPLETGTGMTSNGEPIDQPVTEAINHPVGRVTQALINRWFKRNPNDNDQLPADIKPFFTEICDVQLDRFRHGRVLLGSQLIALFRVERTWAEQYLLPLFSWDNPSEAKAVWEGFLWSPRLYQPLLIAFKPQFLESARHYADLGEHRQQFAHFLTYAALGPTEGYIGDEFRSALGALPQEGLEKCAQALSQALEGASDQREDYWKNRVQPFWQEVWPKSRDLATPRIAESLTRLVIAARGEFAVALAAVQDWLRPIEHPDYVVDLLHESDLCNRFPADALCLLNAVIVDQQWAPRELGKCLDQIAQAAPQLAHDARYQRLREYFRRRGM, encoded by the coding sequence ATGCAATTCGTCACAAACGGCCCCGACATCCCCGATGCGCTCTTGCAGGCGCACGAGGAGGGCCGCGTGGTGTTCTTCTGCGGCGCCGGAATTTCCTATCCCGCTGGCCTGCCTGGTTTCAAAGGGTTGGTGGAGCAGATCTACAAACTGACCGGCACGCCACTCTCGGACATCGAGCGCGAGGCCTTCGATCGCGGGCAGTTCGACGCTACTCTCGACCTGCTGGAGCGACGTTTGCCGGGACAGCGCTTGGCCGTCCGCCGTGCACTTGAGCAAGCGCTGAAGCCAAACCTGCGTCGAAAGGGTGCTACCGATACACAGGCGGCACTGTTGCGACTGGCGCGCAGCCGTGAAGGCGCGCTGCGGCTGGTCACCACCAACTTCGACCGTATGTTTCATACGGCGGCCAAACGCATGGGCCACGCGTTCCAGGCCTATGCCGCGCCAATGTTGCCGATACCGAAGAACAGCCGCTGGAATGGCCTCGTCTACTTGCACGGCCTGTTATCCCAAAAGTCGGAAGACACGGCTCTGAATAGGCTGGTGGTCACTAGTGGTGATTTCGGCCAGGCTTACCTCATCGAACGTTGGGCAGCTCGTTTCGTGAGCGAACTGTTCCGCAACTATATAGTCTGCTTTGTTGGTTACAGCATTAACGATCCGGTGTTGCGCTATATGATGGATGCGTTGGCTGCCGACCGGATGTTGGGCGAAGTCACGCCGCAAGCCTGGGCGTTGGGCGATTGCGACGCTGGACAGGAACACCGCAGGACTATCGAGTGGGAGGCCAAGGGTGTCATACCAATCCTCTACCAAGTGCCTGTCGGCAGTCATGACCATTCGGCACTGCACAAAACCTTGCACGCCTGGGCGGATACTTACCGCGATGGCGTACTTGGAAAAGAGCGCATCATTGTCAGCCACGCTCTAGCACAGCCTTCAGCAAGCACGCAGCAAGACGATTTCGTGGGCCGGATGTTATGGGCCTTGTCGGACAAGTCAGGACTCCCGACTAAGCGTTTTGCCGACTTTAACCCCGTCCCTTCGCTAGACTGGTTGCTAGTGGCCTTCTCGGACGAACGCTTTCAGCACAGCGATCTGGCCCGCTTCGACGTGCCTCCACGCGATGAGATGGACACCAAATTGCGCTTTAGCCTGATTCGCCGACCAGCGCCCTATGACCTCGCGCCACCAATGCTGCTGGCTGCCGGTGGCATCACCGACAGCCAGTGGGACGACGTGATGTTTCATCTGGCTCGCTGGCTCACGCGCCATCTGGATGACCCGAGATTGGTCATCTGGATCGCGCAACGGGGGGGGCAGTTACACGAGCGCTGGCTGTGGCTAATCGAGCGCAGACTGGATCACTTTGCTTCACTAGAGCAAGACGGCAAGACCACAGAGCTGGAGGAGATCCGATCACAAGCGCCCAAGGCCATTCCAAGCCCCTTAATGCGCACGTTGTGGCGCCTGTTGCTCAGCGGGCGTGTGAAATTACCGTGGCCTGATCCCGACCTCTATCGCTGGAAAGGTCGGCTGAAGCGAGAGGGGCTGACTGCCACGCTGCGTCTGGAGTTGCGCGAGCTGCTCTCTCCCAAAGTGGCCTTGAAGAAGCCGTTTCACTGGAGTGGCAAAGAAGAAAACCAGGGCGAACCTAAACGCTTGCAACAATTGGTGGATTGGGAGCTGGTGCTGGCTGCCGATCACGTGCATACAACCCTGTGCGACCTTGCGGACGAGCATTGGGCGTCTTCCTTGCCGCAGCTATTAGAGGACTTCCAGCAACTGTTACGCGATGCGCTGGATCTGTTGCGCGAGCTGGGCGAGGCCAACGACCGCAGTGACCGATCACACTGGGATCTACCGTCCATTACTCCTCACTGGCAGAACCGGGGGTTCCACGACTGGGTAAGCCTGATCGAATTGTTGCGCGATGCGTGGTTGGCGGTGCGTGGTATCGACAGTACGCGCGCCTCACGGATTGCTCAGGGCTGGTTTGAACTACCCTATCCCACCTTCAAACGACTCGCCCTATTTGCTGCTAGCCATGATGGTTGCATCTCGCCTCAGCAGTGGGTGGATTGGCTGTTGGCCGATGACGCCTGGTGGCTGTGGTCCACCGATACGGGGCGGGAGGTGTTCAGACTGGTCGTTCTGCAGGGACACAAATTGGCTGGAGCTGCTCAGGAATGCCTGGAGGCCGCCATCTTGGTCGGCCCACGGCGAGAGATGTACCGGGATGATCTGGAACTAGAACGGTGGCATGACTTGGTGGCTCGTTCGGTCTGGCTACATTTGGCCAAATTGAATGCTTCGGGCCTCACGCTGGGAGCGCGCGCAGCGGCGCGTTTAGCGGAACTGTCCAATGCCTACCCTCAATGGCAGTTGGCGGCCAACGAGCGTGACGAGTTTTCCTACTGGATGAGCGGCACTGGCGATCCAGACCATGAAGACAGCCGGGATGTTGACATTGCACCTCGAACGCGCCGTGAACTCGTTGAATGGCTCACAAAGCCGCAGCCCGAACGGCGCCCCTTCTACGAGGACACGTGGCGCGACGTCTGCCGCACTCGCTTCTTTCACGGCCTATACGCGCTATACGATCTAGCGAGGAAAGATGTATGGCCAGTTGGGCGATGGCGGGAAGCTCTGCAGGTCTGGAGCGAAGAAGGCATGGTGTTGAGGTCCTGGCGTTACGCCGCACCTCTGGTGCAAACCATGCCTGATCCTGTCATTCAGGAGCTTGCCCACGGTGTAGCGTGGTGGATTGAGACCGTATCAAAGTCGATCAATCAGCACGAGGAAATTCTGCTGAACCTGTGCCGCCGGGTTCTAGCTCTGCCACTCGAAACAGGCACCGGGATGACAAGCAATGGCGAGCCGATTGATCAGCCTGTTACCGAAGCCATCAATCATCCGGTCGGGCGTGTCACGCAGGCGCTGATCAACCGTTGGTTCAAACGGAACCCGAACGACAACGATCAGCTTCCAGCCGACATTAAGCCCTTCTTTACAGAAATCTGCGATGTGCAGCTAGACCGCTTCCGCCACGGCCGAGTGCTGCTGGGTTCGCAATTGATCGCGCTCTTCCGGGTTGAACGAACCTGGGCCGAGCAATATCTGTTGCCCTTATTCAGTTGGGACAACCCCAGCGAAGCGAAAGCTGTATGGGAAGGTTTTCTGTGGTCTCCACGCTTGTACCAGCCCTTGTTAATTGCATTCAAACCGCAGTTCCTGGAAAGCGCAAGACACTATGCTGACCTAGGCGAACATCGCCAGCAGTTCGCACACTTCCTGACGTACGCAGCGCTCGGGCCGACGGAAGGCTACATCGGGGATGAGTTCCGATCCGCCCTTGGGGCGCTGCCTCAAGAAGGGCTTGAGAAATGCGCACAGGCGCTGTCCCAGGCACTTGAAGGAGCGTCCGACCAGCGCGAGGACTACTGGAAGAACCGTGTCCAGCCGTTCTGGCAAGAGGTCTGGCCAAAATCCCGTGACCTCGCCACCCCGCGAATCGCCGAATCCTTGACTCGGTTGGTCATTGCCGCCCGAGGCGAATTCGCGGTGGCATTGGCTGCGGTGCAAGACTGGCTGCGGCCGATTGAACACCCGGACTACGTCGTGGATCTGTTACATGAGTCGGATTTGTGCAATAGATTTCCTGCAGATGCACTCTGTCTGCTGAATGCTGTAATTGTGGATCAGCAATGGGCCCCTCGGGAATTAGGGAAATGTTTGGACCAAATCGCGCAAGCCGCACCACAGCTTGCGCATGATGCCCGATACCAGCGACTACGAGAATATTTCCGGAGACGGGGGATGTGA